The genomic stretch GCCGGACACGGGGACCCACGAGCGTTGGGCTGGTACGGACGGGTGCTGGCACGCACCCCCGGCACCGAGGTCCGCATCGAGAGCTATACGTTGGCAGCTCCCGGCGAAGGTACCGAGGCATTAAGTACCCGCTGGTTTGATGAGGCTTCGCGCCGTTTCGGCGAGAACGTTGATAACCGTCTGGTTGTCGCGCTCTCGGACCGCGACCTTGATCTGGGCCTCTCCACGGCCCGCAGCCGACTCAACCTGGCCAATATTCTTGATTCAGCCTCCCAGATGAGCATCAAAGCACTGGTAGTAGGCCCGGCGCCGGGCTTGGACCCCGAGCGTAATGCCCGCCTGGCCGAATTATCGCATGTCTATGCGGACGTGGCCACGCGCCGTAAACACCACTACGTGGATACCTTCACCCCGTTGCAGAATCATGCCCAGTGGCGTAACGATCTCACGGTCAATGGTGGGCTTCCGGGACAGGCCGGGTACGGGCTGATGGCCTGGCTGGTACTCCATCGCGGCTGGTACTCCTGGCTTGGTTTGCAGGAGCCCGGCGCCAGCTAGTCGGCCCGGTCAGATTCGACTTTGGGGATCGGGTCTGGTGTATGAAAGACTGGTAAAAGTCCAATTTTTGGGTCAGTACATTGAAGGAGATTCACATGAGCAAGCGCGCACGTAAGCGTCGGGGCCGTAAGTCCGGTGGAGCAAACCACGGTAAGCGTCCCAACACCTAAATCGCTGCATTGTTGGGCACTGGTGACACACCGTACCCACGCAATTTAGGGCTTGGCCACTAAAAAGGGCCGGATCCCCCGCACCGCCGCAAGGCGATGAGTCGGGGATCCGGCCCTTTTAGCATGTCCGATAGAACGGCATTTTTCCTACGCGTGTCCGATTTCCACCTGGATCTCGGAAATCCGCGAAATAATTTTTGACTTCAACGTGTCAGGAGCGATCTCCTGGCAGCTACGTCGAACCACCGAGCGAATGATGCACTCAAGGTCGTATTCCTCGGTGCATTCGGCACAATGTTCCAGGTGCTCCTTGACGTCGGAGAGGTCCTTCAGCGACAGCGCACCATCAAGGTATTCGTACAGGCGGACGATGCGATTGTCGTCGCAGTCCCCTAGTGATTGGCAGTCACCCATTATTTCTTCTCCGCTCCGGGCTTGGGTGCCCCTTTGGTCTTAGATGCTGTGTTGATTCCACGCTCCTGCGCGTAATCGGCGAGCAATTCCCTCAATTGTTTTCTTCCGCGGTGCAAGCGCGACATCACCGTGCCAATCGGTACCCCGAGGATGTCAGCGGCGTCCTTGTACGGGAAGCCCTCCACGTCCACGAAGTAGACCGCCAGCCGGAATTCTTCGGCGATGGACTGCAACGCATTTTTCACGTCGGAGTCCGGCAGGTGGTCAAGTGCCTCCACCTCCGCTGAACGCAACCCGCTGGGGGTGTGCTCGGCGGACTTGGCCATCTGCCAGTCCTCGATGGTGTCGGTGCCGGTGCGCAATGGTTCACGCTGCCGCTTGCGGTACAGGTTGATGTAGGTGTTGGTCAGGATCCGGTACAGCCAAGCCTTGAGGTTAGTCCCCGGCTTGTACTGGTGGAATGCCGAATACGCCTTGGTATAGGCCTCCTGGACCAGATCTTCTGCGTCCGATGGGTTCCGCGCCATGCGCATCGCAGCGGAATAGAGCTGGTCAACATATTGGAGCGCGTCACGCTCGAAGCGCTCGCGGCGTTGTGCTTCGGTCTCGTCGGCTACCGGAACAGTGTCGGTGCCCTGCATATGCTCGGTCATTACCGCCAAGTCTACGCGTAGCGTCGCTTCGCTCGGGGCCGGGGAATTAGCCGTCAATACTCCCATATGTCCTCCGCCTCATGGCATTAAATGTGTGATCTCTTCATGGCCGCGCTCGGATCGGAAAATCCTTGCGAAAGTTGCGCCATGCTTGGATAACACGCAAGCGCCCGACTCTATTCCACGCCGGGTGCCGCGCTACGGCTAGAATTGGGGCCGGAGCCCACATCGATGGAGGGGTTAAACCGGCCGGCAGGCGTGAACCAACGACACCGGCGCCGTCCCCACCATCCACGTGAGAATCCCCCACCGCGCGGGTAAGACCGCGACACAGCAACAAATTCGGAGGCAGCCGTTGAGCACCAAAGACATCCTGGACACCGTATGGGACGCACCCCACCCCGCGTACCCAGTTAACGGCACCGTCATCGTTCCGGCGTCCAAGTCTTTGACCAACAGGTACCTGTTGCTCGCCGCATTGGCCGATGGGCCATCACGCATTTACAACGCTCTGGCCTCGCGAGATTCCGATCTGATGATCGGTGCACTGCGCGCTCTGGGCACCGGGATCGAGTCCATCAGCTCCGCCGATGGCACCGTGGAGCTTCGCATCACCCCGCTGGATCTTGAACGCGAGCTGGGTCAGGTGCAGATCGACTGCGGTCTGGCCGGAACCGTGATGCGCTTTGTTCCGCCGCTGGCGGCCTTGGTCCGCGGGAACATCACCTTTGATGGGGATCCGCACGCGCGGCTTCGCCCCATGGCCCCGGTGCTCACGGCCCTGAGTGATCTGGGGGTGCACGTGCACGAGAATGGTGAGCCCGGCCTGCTGCCAGCCACCATCACCGGGACCGGCTCACTGGCCGGGGGCCGGATCGTTGTTGACGCATCGGCATCCTCCCAATTCATCAGCGCGCTGATGCTGGTTGCGGCCCGGACCGAACACGGAGTGGAGATTGTTGCCGCGCCGGGCACCATCGCCAGCCCCGATCACATCGAGATGACCGTCGCCACGCTGCGCGAACTGGGAGTGGAGATCACACGGCCCACCGAGCGCAGCTGGAAGATCGAACCGGGGCGCATCACAGCCTTTGAACGCACCATGGAACCGGATCTCTCCAATGCCGGGCCATTCCTGGCCGCCGCCATGGTCACCGCTGGCACCGTGCGCATCCCACACTGGCCGGTGCGCACCACGCAGGTCGGGGACCAATGGCGCACCATCCTCACGCGCATGGGGGCACAAATCACCCATCATGAGGACGGGATTCTTGAAATCACCGGACCGGCGAAGATCAGCGGCATCAACTACGCCGATTCTTCCGAGTTGGCCCCGACGCTGGCCGCCATCTGCGCCCTGGCCACCGAGCCCTCACGACTCACCGGCATCGCCCACCTGCGTGGCCACGAAACCGACAGGCTTGCTGCCCTGGTCACCGAGCTGAACAAGCTCGGCGGGAAAGTCACCGAACTTCACGACGGGCTGCTGATCGAGCCGGCCACGCTGCATGGCGGCGAGTTCGGTACCTATGCGGACCACCGGATGGCCACCGCCGGAGCCATCATCGGCCTGGCGGTACCCGAGGTCAAGGTCCTTGACATCGGAACCACCGCCAAGACCATGCCCGATTTCCCCGAACTTTGGACGACGCTGGCTACCAGCGGAAAGGCCACACACTAAGCACATGGCACGCAATACCGAGGATTGGGAAGACTTCACCGTCCGCGCCCGCCCCAATAAAAAGGGCACCCGCCCCCGCACCAAGGACCGCCCGGCCTACGAGGACGCCCTGATCGGGAGAATCATCACCGTTGACCGTGGCCGCTATCGCGCGATCCTGGATGAGGACGGCCCGCAGGAGCGGATTGTGATTGCTGCCCGTGCTCGCGAGCTACGCCGCAACCCGGTGGTGCCCGGGGACTTTGTGGCGCTGGTGGGCGATACCTCCGGGGATCCGGACACGCTCGCGCGTCTGGTGCGCATCGAGAACCGCAGCACCTTGCTGCGCCGCAGTGCCGATGATACCGATCCGGTGGAGCGCGTGGTGGTGGCCAACGTGGATCAGCTGGTGATCGTGGTGGCGGCCGCCAACCCGGAACCGCGTACCGGTTTCATCGATCGGGCGATCGTTGCTGCCTTTGATGCGGGTATCAGCCCGCTGCTGTGCATCACCAAGGCGGACGTGCGTGACCCGGAACCCTTCTTAGAGAACTACCGCCACCTGGACATTGACATCGTGGTCTCGCGCACCACCGATGAAACGGCCACCGGCATCGATGCGCGCAGCGCCGATGGACTCTCCGCCCGCTTGGCCGGTACCCCGGTGGAGGCTCTGCGTGAGCATCTGGCCTCGAAGGTTTCGGTGGTCATCGGTCACTCCGGTGTCGGCAAGTCCACGCTGGTCAACGCGCTCACCGGTGCCCAGCGCGCCACCGGCAACGTTAATGCCGTCACGGGCCGCGGCCGGCACACCTCGTCCTCGGCCCTGGCGCTAAGAATCGATGACGCTCCGGCGGGCAGCTGGATCATCGATACCCCCGGCATTCGCTCCTTCGGGTTGGCCCTGGTCGACCCGGAAAACATCTTGAACGCGTTTGCCGATTTGGTCCCCGTGGCCAATCGGTGTGCCCGCGGTTGCACGCATAAGGCCGCCGAGCCGAAATGTGCCCTAGACGCCTGGGTCGCCTCCGGCGAGGCGGGGCCGGTGGGCATCGCCCGGCTGGAATCCTACCGTCGACTCCTGGGTCAGGACGAAGAGACTGAAACCAAGGAGCTCGGCTCCATCTAGCTCGCCCCGAGCTCGCTGCGTGGGGCAGATCGGTGCGTTGCGGGCCCCTAGATGCGGCCAATGGGCGGTGGCTGGTGCGTGTGATTCCGCACACCAGGCACCGCTGTGCGTCATGCCGGGGCCTTTGACCGGTTTCTTGCAGCACGCGCGTCACCACGTGGGATAGGTTAAAAGACATGAACACCGACGTGATGACCTACCTTGATGACCTGCGCCTAGCCCATGTCATTGCCGACTCGGTCGATTCCCTGACGCTTTCGCGTTTCAAGGCAGTTGACCTCGTCGTGGAGACCAAGCCGGATTTGACCCCGGTCTCCGATGCGGACAAGGCGGCGGAGGAAACCATCAGGTCACACATTGCCCGGGCACGGCCGCGTGATGCCATTACCGGCGAAGAATTCGGTACCACCGGCAAGTCGAACCGGCACTGGGTCATCGACCCGATTGATGGCACCAAAAACTTTGTGCGTGGCGTTCCGGTGTGGGCCACGCTGATCGCCCTGATTGACGATGGAGAACCCGTGGTGGGTTTGGTCTCCGCTCCGGCGCTGAACCGCCGCTGGTGGGCCGCCAAGGACCTCGGTGCGTTCACCGGTCGCTCGCTGACCAGCGCCCACCGGCTCCAGGTCTCCTCGGTGAGCAAATTATCCGATGCCTCGATGTCCTACTCCTCGCTGAGCGGTTGGAAGGAACGCGGGCAACGGGAGAACTTCCTGGAGCTCACCGACTCGTTGTGGCGCACACGCGCCTATGGCGACTTCTGGTCCTACTGCATGGTGGCGGAGGGTGCCATTGATCTGGCCGCCGAGCCCGAACTGAACCTCTACGATATGGCCGCTCTGGTTCCGATCGTTCGCGAAGCCGGCGGCCGCTTCACCTCGGTCGAAGGTGTGGAGGGCTGCGATGGCGGAAATGCCGTGGCCAGCAACGGCCTGCTGCACGATGCGGCACTGGAAATTTTGAACGCCGGCCGCTAATGTCCCCGGCACCATTAACGGCCAGCGAGGAAAACTACCTCAAGGCGCTCCACGCGCTGACCGAATGGGAAAACGACCCGGTCACCACCGGGAACATCGCCGCCCAGCTGGGTGTTGCCCCGGCGTCGGCTACCTCCATGGTGTCCAAGTTGGCGGGCAAAAACCTGCTGATTCACCCGCCCTATGGTGCCATTTCCTTCACCGAGGCTGGCCGACTGGCCGCGCTTTCGGTGGTGCGCCGGCACCGGCTCATCGAGACGTTCCTGCTCAAGGAGCTCGACTATGGGTGGGATGAGGTGCATGAGGAGGCGGAACAACTTGAGCACACCGTCTCCCCACGGTTCATTGAGGCCCTTGCCGCCCGCTTGGGCCACCCGGCCGCTGATCCCCACGGTGATCCAATCCCCGGTCCAGACGGCGCCATGGTGATGCCGCCGGCCGTCCGGCTAGACAGGTTTTATGCCGCGGGATCCCCAAGCCAGGCGATCATTTCGCGCATTAGCGATGAAGACCCAGCCTTCCTTCGGCTGTGCACCGATTTAGGGATCTCCCCCGGCAGCACCATCGAGCTGCCCCACCCAGAACTGAGCATTTTCGACACGACGATGTTGTGGGTGCTTGCCGTACCCACCGACGCCTAACCACCTGACCACGATGGTCATCTGGCACGCTTCATGATGAAAGCAGACCCGCCGCAGACAAGCACCGAAGCGGTCAAGGCCACAGCACGGATCACCGCCGGTAATCTGTTGGCCGTGATGGTGGGCGGATTCCTTGGGGCCGCGCTGCGTGTGGGACTCGGCTTCGTCTTCCCCGAAGATGGCGGATTCCCCATCACCACGCTGGTGGTCAATATCAGCGGAACGGCTGCCCTGGCGGCCCTGACCAGCTACTGGCAGGTGACTCATCGCGGCCGGCCCTGGTTACGCGCGGGAATCGGCACCGGCTTCCTGGGCGCCTACACCACCTTCTCCTCCCTTGTCCTGTTTATCTTGGATACCCCGCTCCCATTGGCACTGAGCGCGCTATTGGTCTCACTGAGCGGATGCGCCGCTGTGGCATGGCTGGTCATGGCGGGAGTCGAACGCATGGTGCGACCTCCTGTGGGGGCGCAGACTGACCCCGGTGCCGCGGGACCGGCAGTGAGAAGCGAGAACGGCGGGGAGGGCTCGTGAGTCTCTTGTGGCCCGGAGGGTTCCTGCTGATCGCCCTGGCGGGTGCCCTCGGCGCACTGATTCGCTATCTCATTGATGTTTTCATTTCCGCGAGGCAGCATGCGCAGCCGCGGCGTGGTGCAAAAATCTTCCCGGCCGGCATCCTTGTGGCCAATACCGCTGCGGCGTTCCTAGTGGGCGCTACTGCCGCATGGGCCCGGAATCACGGCGTCGGGATGGATCTTTTTTCACTTTCCCGCTTCTCGGATCTGGTCGTTGTGGCACTGATCCTCGGCGTGGGCGGCGGATTGAGCACCATGAGTACATTCATGCTGGCCGTGGTCTCACTGTGGCGCTCCGGCGCGCGCGCCATGGCGCTCAGCTACCTCGGAGCTACGGTTATCGCCGGACTCTGCGCGGGACTAGCGGGAATTTTGCTCGGGAGACTACTTCCCTAAGTGGTTGCGAGTGACTCCACTCCGAGCATCGTGGCAGCTGTTCGCTGCCCCAACACCAAACTAACGGGCGGCGCGCCGACCCGAAGTCTTGCTGGGCACGGACCGGCGATCCCGCGCAGCGACGGTCAGTGCCAGGCTGATTGCGGTCAGCACGCCCATGGCTATGGCCAGCACCGGTTGCCCGGCAACGGCTAGGAGAACGGCACCGGCCGCGAATAAGAGGTGCGACACAACGGCGTGGTAGGGCTGCGCAAAATGTAGTGGAGCCTTCGGGGACAAGAATAGAATCCAGAAAATCAGTACCGGAACGACGCTGATGAGCACGGAGAGCACAGGGCTGAAGTTCAGCGTCTGCAATCCCCAGATCCCGAAGGCACCCAAGAGTGCTACTTCCAGGACGAAGCCGACGGTCGTAAGCGCTGCTACGACGCCGCTCCCCGTCGTTCCCGCTGGTGCTTTGGCAGACTTTGGCGTCGTGGCCGCTTCCGTCTCTTCGAATGCAACGGCAGCGACAGGAGTCTGCTCAGGCGCATTGTGCGCCTTATTCTCGCTCGTGCCGTGCTGCCTCGAAGGTGTAACGGAGTCACCGGCCGTAGCGGCTTCCGACTGCGCCGGTTCTGATGCTGCTTCTCGACGCTGAGCCGGCGATGATTTCGCTGCGGTGGGTGTGCTCACAACGTCGGCGTCATCCGTCGCGGGAGTCTTGGACGTCAAATCTGCGACGTGGTTGTCCTCGGTGCCCAGCTTCTGCGTCGTTGGCCGCACCGGAACAGAACCAACGTTTGTGGCGGTATCGATGGTTCCGGGGGTCACGTTCCCAGCGCTGGTGGAAGCAGTGCTTCCCACATTGGCGGATTTGTCCGCACCACTATCTCGCGTCGGAACGGGTTTTTTACTGGCTGTTGCGGATGGCGCGGAGCCCTCTTTGGGAACCGCTATGTTGTCGCCCGCTGCCGTTGGCGCGGAGCCCACATTGGAAACGGGCTTGTTGCTAGCTGGCGCGGTTGGCGCACTGCCCACAGCTGAAACCCCTTTGCCCGGAGTGGTTGGCTGGCTCGCGACTACGGGTGTACTTGTTGCTGCTTTGGGTCCAGTGGTGCTCGAGATTTTTGCCTGGGTTTTGCCGATTGCTGCCGAAGGAATCGATCCAATTTTTTCGCCCTGGGCGACCTGTCCCGGCTTGGCCGTGGGGCTTTGTTTTGGGGTGCTTGTCGCTTGTTCAGCCACGGACGCTGGTGTTGATGTAACGGGTTGAGAGGAACGCCCCGTTGTAGGCGACGAAGGTCGGGGCTTGGGATTGGCCTTAGCGATCGGCGCGGGCTTAGCAGTGTCCGCCGGTTTACCGGCGACAGCAGGTTTTGCGGAGATAGCTCCCCCGGCCTTGGATTCAACGGTCTTGGGCACCGGCGTGGGTTTCGCATTGTCGGCTGCCACAGAAGTCTCCACTGGAGGGCTTGCCACGAATCGGCCGGGTTTGTTCGGCGCATCCGACGACGTGGACTTTGTCGCGTTCTCGGTATTGGTCGGCTGTGCTGGGCTTGCCGGCCGCGGCGCACCCGGCTTCGGCGATGTCCCACTCGACGTCTCGGGCTTAGCTCCGGAAGCAATTGTCGAGGGCTTGGGCGCGGACGCAGTCCTATCACCGCTGATCTCGGCGGAGACGGTGCCCTTCTTTGGCACACCGTTATTCGACGTTGACTGCTCCGGCATGTTGCGCTTACCTCACATGGACTCGACAATGCCCGACACTCGTCGAGCTGACCATTTACGATTCCAGTCTATGACGCCAGCGACGTGCGATGGTCGAACAACATGTCGAAGCAAGGTTTTTCCCGTTTTCTGACAGTCATACCTGGTTCCCGGATTTCAGCTGGCGACGTGCTGGTTAAAGCAAATGATCCACTGTCCTGAATCAGGACAGTGGATCATTTTCTTTGTGGCGGGGACAGGATTTGAACCTGTGACCTCCGGGTTATGAGCCCGGCGAGCTACCGAACTGCTCCACCCCGCGTCGGTAAACACAACACTACCAGCGCATGAACGTCTCACCTAATCGAGCAAGACTTCGCGGAAAAAACTGCCTTTTCAACGCGCGTGCCCGGGTCGATGACATCGTTTGTTCAACGCGAGATCACATCGGCAAAACAATTGCCTGATGACAAGAACATCGCCCTGCGCCAGCAACATGACCAAGGCCGCTAGCCGGTCCTGGACCCCAGCAACATAGCTTTTAGGCAAAAGGGAAGGACCCTGACCAAGTTTCCCTGGTCAGGGTCCTTCATTCGTGGCGGGGACAGGATTTGAACCTGTGACCTCCGGGTTATGAGCCCGGCGAGCTACCGAACTGCTCCACCCCGCGGCGATATATCAATCATCGCCGATAGGGTGAACACTAAGCAAATCCTGGGGGTGTCGCCCTGCTCACACGTAGCGCGGGCGACACCCCCGTTCCCCGATAGCCCGAGGTTTCCGGCTCCTTACGGAGCCGGAGTTTCGCTGGCCGGTGCCGAAGGCGCTGGAGCATCAGTCGGTTCAGCGGGAGCGGTGAGTGCATCCTGAGCTTCAGTTGCGCGATCGAGCGCATCCTTAAGCTTCGTCTGCTCCGCGCCATAGGCAGCGAAGTCATTCTTCGCCAATGCCTCTTGGCCAGCCTTGATGGCCGCATTCGCATCACCCAAGGCGTCGGTCAGCTGCTGCTCCACGGTCAGGTCGACCTCCGGATCCCCTGACTCGGGAGTCCCGGTGCCACCGGTTTCGGTTTCACTGGTCACCGCGCCGGAGGTTCCCTGGAACACCTGATCAAGTGCTTCGGCCAGGGTATCGGCGAAGCCAACCTTGTCGCCGAAGGCCACAAGGACCTTACGCAGCGTCGGGTAGGAGGTCTGGCCCGAGGACTGCACGTAGACGGGCTGGACGTAGAGGATACCGCCACCAACGGGCAGCGAGAGCAGGTTGCCGTTCTTGACCTCCGAGGCACCCTGACGCAACAGGTTCAACGCTTGTGAAACCGTGGCGTTGGAGTCGAAGTTCTGCTGTGCCTGGCCGGGACCGGGGACGGAGAGCTCACGCGGGATGGCCAGCAGCCGCAGCTTGCCATAGCCCTCGGCCTTCACTCCCGCCTCGGAGCCGGCATCGGCTTCCGCAGACAGGAAGCCGAAGAGCACGTTACGCTGCTGACCGCCCGAGGCTGTCTGCGGAATGAACGTACTGGTCAGCGAGAAGGCTTCCTTCTCTTGCTTCGGCATCTTCAGTGAGAGGTAGTACGGCGGCTGCTTGATGCTCGCGTTGGACTGGGTCGGGTCCGAGGGAACGGACCAAGCATCGTTGGCGTCGTAGTAACCCTCGGGATCTGTCACGTGGTACGTGGAGAGTAGCTCACGCTGAACCTTGAATAGGTCCTCCGGGTATCGCACGTGACTCATCAGCTCGGCAGACATGTCCTTGTAGGACTTGATGTTGGTGGGGAAGACCTTCTGCCAGGCTTTCAACATTGGCTCTTCCGGCTCCCAGGCGTACAGGGTGACCGATCCGTCGTAGGCGTCAACGGTTGCCTTGACCGAGTTGCGGATGTAGTTGATCTGGCCGGTCTGAGCGACGGCACGAGTGCCGCCGGTCAGCGAGTCGGTCACGGCCGATGCAAGTGCCTGCTGCTTGGAATAAGGGTAGTTATCCGAGGTGGTGTAGGCATCGACGATCCACTGCACGCGGCCATCAACAATCGCCGGGTAGGTGTTTGAATCGACGGTCAGGTACGGGGCGACCTTTTCGACACGTTCCTTCGGGCTGCGATCGTAAAGAATCTGCGATTCCTCGTTGATGGCATCGGAAAGCAACAGGTCCGTGGAGGCGAACTTCAGCGAGTAGACCAACCGGTTGAAGAAGTTGCCCACCGAGGGGCCGCCGTCGCCGTCGAAGGTATTACGCGTATCTTGGCTGCCCGAGCCGGAAGCCGGACGGTCAAGTTCACGCGGTGCCCAACCCTCTGGACCACCAACAATCGAGTAGGACGGGGACGTTTCACCGAAGTAAATGCGTGGTTCGTAGGTATCGTCGTTGCCAAGAACACCGTTGGTAGGAATGCCGCTGAGCATGAAGTCGGGGCGGCCGCCCGCGGCCACGCGGTTACCGAAGGCAGCAACCACACCGTAACCGTGGGTGTAGGTGATGTGCTGGTTGACCCAGGTATCGGTCTGATCCACGTTCAGTTCACGGACACCGATGACCGTGTCTTCGGTTTTTCCGTCAATCTCGTAGCGGTCAACGTTCAGCGTGGTGGTGAATTTGTAGTAGGTGCGGAACTGCTGCAGCTGATCAAACGCCGCTGAGACCAGGTTCGGGTCAAGCAGGCGAATGTTCGTGGTGGTCGCACTGTCCTTGGCGAGGGCGTTCTTCTGCGGGTTCAGCTGAACGTCGTAAGGCGTTTCCTCAACCCCATCCAACCCGTAGGCCTGGCGCGTCATGTCGATGTTCTTTTGGATGAACTCGCGTTCCAGCGTCTTTTCCGAGGGGATGACCTGGTACTGCTGGACGATGAACGGGTAAATTCCCCCGGCAACGATGACGGTGACCAGCAACATGGCGGTACCGATGATCGGCAGGCGCCAGCGCCCGATGATCGCAGCAACGATGAACGTCACGGCAACCAACACCGCGGCGATGGCCAGAATGGTCTTGGTGGGGATCACTGCGTGCACGTCGGTGTACAACGCGCCGGCAACTCGGCCGTCTTGGGCGAGCAGTGTCGAGTAGCGGTCAACCCAGAAATTCACTGCCTGAAGTAACAGGAAGGCCACTGCGACGACGGCGATGTGAATACGGGCCGGTTTGCCAATAACAACCCCGCCGCGTTCCTCAATGCGAATGCCGCCATAAAGGTAGTGGGTGAGCAGGCCCGCGATACCGGCAATGAGCACCACGGAGATCAGGTAGCCGGACAAAAGCCCGATGAAGGGAAGGGAGAACATGTAGAAGGACAGGTCCATGCCGAACTGCGGGTCAACCTCATTAAAATCAACTTGGTTGAAGAACAGCAGCACCTCTTTCCACTGTGAGGTCACGGCCGAGGCGGCGAAGATTCCCACCACAACCGGCACACCGATCATCAGCAGACGACGCATCGGCTCAAGCTGGGATTGGTACTTGGACATGGCGTCTTGGCGCTGACCGTCCGGCGCGTACACGGGACGTGAGCGGTAGGCCAGCCGCAGCGAAATCCAGACGGCGAAGCCCATGATCGCGAAAGCCACCACGAAGATGGCGGCCTTGGATAGGTACTCGGTCCAGAACACACGCTCAAAGCCGAGCTGGGTGAACCACAGCACGTCCGCATAAATGCTCGAGACAAAGACGAA from Paeniglutamicibacter sp. Y32M11 encodes the following:
- a CDS encoding GDSL-type esterase/lipase family protein; protein product: MDHRTIRLTAIGDELLAGHGDPRALGWYGRVLARTPGTEVRIESYTLAAPGEGTEALSTRWFDEASRRFGENVDNRLVVALSDRDLDLGLSTARSRLNLANILDSASQMSIKALVVGPAPGLDPERNARLAELSHVYADVATRRKHHYVDTFTPLQNHAQWRNDLTVNGGLPGQAGYGLMAWLVLHRGWYSWLGLQEPGAS
- a CDS encoding 50S ribosomal protein bL37, whose translation is MSKRARKRRGRKSGGANHGKRPNT
- the rsrA gene encoding mycothiol system anti-sigma-R factor; the encoded protein is MGDCQSLGDCDDNRIVRLYEYLDGALSLKDLSDVKEHLEHCAECTEEYDLECIIRSVVRRSCQEIAPDTLKSKIISRISEIQVEIGHA
- a CDS encoding sigma-70 family RNA polymerase sigma factor, encoding MTEHMQGTDTVPVADETEAQRRERFERDALQYVDQLYSAAMRMARNPSDAEDLVQEAYTKAYSAFHQYKPGTNLKAWLYRILTNTYINLYRKRQREPLRTGTDTIEDWQMAKSAEHTPSGLRSAEVEALDHLPDSDVKNALQSIAEEFRLAVYFVDVEGFPYKDAADILGVPIGTVMSRLHRGRKQLRELLADYAQERGINTASKTKGAPKPGAEKK
- the aroA gene encoding 3-phosphoshikimate 1-carboxyvinyltransferase, giving the protein MSTKDILDTVWDAPHPAYPVNGTVIVPASKSLTNRYLLLAALADGPSRIYNALASRDSDLMIGALRALGTGIESISSADGTVELRITPLDLERELGQVQIDCGLAGTVMRFVPPLAALVRGNITFDGDPHARLRPMAPVLTALSDLGVHVHENGEPGLLPATITGTGSLAGGRIVVDASASSQFISALMLVAARTEHGVEIVAAPGTIASPDHIEMTVATLRELGVEITRPTERSWKIEPGRITAFERTMEPDLSNAGPFLAAAMVTAGTVRIPHWPVRTTQVGDQWRTILTRMGAQITHHEDGILEITGPAKISGINYADSSELAPTLAAICALATEPSRLTGIAHLRGHETDRLAALVTELNKLGGKVTELHDGLLIEPATLHGGEFGTYADHRMATAGAIIGLAVPEVKVLDIGTTAKTMPDFPELWTTLATSGKATH
- the rsgA gene encoding ribosome small subunit-dependent GTPase A, translating into MARNTEDWEDFTVRARPNKKGTRPRTKDRPAYEDALIGRIITVDRGRYRAILDEDGPQERIVIAARARELRRNPVVPGDFVALVGDTSGDPDTLARLVRIENRSTLLRRSADDTDPVERVVVANVDQLVIVVAAANPEPRTGFIDRAIVAAFDAGISPLLCITKADVRDPEPFLENYRHLDIDIVVSRTTDETATGIDARSADGLSARLAGTPVEALREHLASKVSVVIGHSGVGKSTLVNALTGAQRATGNVNAVTGRGRHTSSSALALRIDDAPAGSWIIDTPGIRSFGLALVDPENILNAFADLVPVANRCARGCTHKAAEPKCALDAWVASGEAGPVGIARLESYRRLLGQDEETETKELGSI
- the hisN gene encoding histidinol-phosphatase; its protein translation is MNTDVMTYLDDLRLAHVIADSVDSLTLSRFKAVDLVVETKPDLTPVSDADKAAEETIRSHIARARPRDAITGEEFGTTGKSNRHWVIDPIDGTKNFVRGVPVWATLIALIDDGEPVVGLVSAPALNRRWWAAKDLGAFTGRSLTSAHRLQVSSVSKLSDASMSYSSLSGWKERGQRENFLELTDSLWRTRAYGDFWSYCMVAEGAIDLAAEPELNLYDMAALVPIVREAGGRFTSVEGVEGCDGGNAVASNGLLHDAALEILNAGR
- a CDS encoding metal-dependent transcriptional regulator encodes the protein MSPAPLTASEENYLKALHALTEWENDPVTTGNIAAQLGVAPASATSMVSKLAGKNLLIHPPYGAISFTEAGRLAALSVVRRHRLIETFLLKELDYGWDEVHEEAEQLEHTVSPRFIEALAARLGHPAADPHGDPIPGPDGAMVMPPAVRLDRFYAAGSPSQAIISRISDEDPAFLRLCTDLGISPGSTIELPHPELSIFDTTMLWVLAVPTDA
- a CDS encoding CrcB family protein — translated: MMKADPPQTSTEAVKATARITAGNLLAVMVGGFLGAALRVGLGFVFPEDGGFPITTLVVNISGTAALAALTSYWQVTHRGRPWLRAGIGTGFLGAYTTFSSLVLFILDTPLPLALSALLVSLSGCAAVAWLVMAGVERMVRPPVGAQTDPGAAGPAVRSENGGEGS
- a CDS encoding CrcB family protein, producing MSLLWPGGFLLIALAGALGALIRYLIDVFISARQHAQPRRGAKIFPAGILVANTAAAFLVGATAAWARNHGVGMDLFSLSRFSDLVVVALILGVGGGLSTMSTFMLAVVSLWRSGARAMALSYLGATVIAGLCAGLAGILLGRLLP
- a CDS encoding YrdB family protein, yielding MTPGTIDTATNVGSVPVRPTTQKLGTEDNHVADLTSKTPATDDADVVSTPTAAKSSPAQRREAASEPAQSEAATAGDSVTPSRQHGTSENKAHNAPEQTPVAAVAFEETEAATTPKSAKAPAGTTGSGVVAALTTVGFVLEVALLGAFGIWGLQTLNFSPVLSVLISVVPVLIFWILFLSPKAPLHFAQPYHAVVSHLLFAAGAVLLAVAGQPVLAIAMGVLTAISLALTVAARDRRSVPSKTSGRRAAR